The proteins below are encoded in one region of Engystomops pustulosus chromosome 8, aEngPut4.maternal, whole genome shotgun sequence:
- the NHLRC4 gene encoding NHL-repeat-containing protein 4: protein MMDSTLEFSRQKEDLVRTVRSLQVASQNTLQKAVPLLSSQPGLGLLKPSHVHQLSKKTTQVCRELEDVGNLLLFRQDELAQKISVPGNGGASSLHWCSDGTLYVCGDNGPYIHLLNSHGKTTQTFHCCDDVLFLPDCVTMTRFGAVAVTDISEGLVRIYSPNSHPPWIKVGGIFKSPKGIAVDSSGRLLVAEYTSGEVQAFHVDRANRIHGVKKVLGLRGPQYICSTPDGRFAVSEECGDVKLFTANLKLSGSLSETYQHEFGNPTGICSDPEGNILVADVQKRNITLFPPSGSPICIVSQGLCKPTGITCSHFGLLYVADSGDNCVKVYKYRAKPYYTPVSPRRSGEAPS, encoded by the coding sequence ATGATGGACAGTACTCTGGAATTTTCTCGTCAAAAAGAAGATCTAGTCCGCACAGTCAGAAGTCTTCAGGTAGCTTCACAGAACACTCTCCAAAAAGCcgtccctcttctttcttctcagcCCGGACTTGGCCTCCTGAAGCCTTCACATGTACACCAACTCTCCAAAAAGACCACTCAAGTCTGCAGAGAGCTTGAAGATGTGGGCAACCTTCTTTTGTTCCGTCAAGATGAACTTGCTCAAAAAATCTCGGTGCCTGGGAATGGGGGAGCGTCTTCGCTTCACTGGTGTTCAGATGGGACCCTCTATGTATGTGGAGATAACGGCCCTTATATACATTTACTGAATAGTCATGGGAAAACTACTCAGACTTTCCACTGCTGTGATGATGTGCTCTTCCTTCCAGATTGTGTTACCATGACTCGTTTCGGTGCTGTGGCAGTCACTGATATATCTGAGGGTTTAGTCCGAATTTACAGTCCAAATTCACATCCACCGTGGATTAAAGTGGGTGGTATCTTCAAGTCCCCAAAGGGCATTGCTGTGGACTCCTCTGGACGACTCCTAGTTGCAGAATACACCTCTGGGGAAGTGCAAGCTTTCCATGTGGACCGAGCCAATCGCATCCACGGAGTCAAAAAAGTCTTAGGCCTCCGGGGACCCCAGTATATTTGCTCTACACCAGATGGAAGGTTCGCCGTAAGTGAGGAATGTGGAGATGTAAAGTTATTCACAGCAAATTTAAAACTGTCTGGATCCCTTTCAGAAACTTACCAACATGAATTTGGAAACCCAACCGGGATATGCTCCGACCCTGAAGGAAATATTTTAGTAGCAGATGTCCAGAAGAGAAACATCACCCTCTTTCCCCCTAGCGGATCACCTATTTGCATAGTGTCTCAGGGTCTATGTAAACCAACAGGAATAACATGTTCCCATTTTGGGCTCTTATACGTGGCCGACTCTGGGGATAATTGTGTGAAGGTTTACAAATACCGTGCAAAACCATACTACACCCCTGTAAGCCCCCGCAGGTCAGGAGAAGCCCCCTCTTAG